A genomic region of Desulfosarcina ovata subsp. ovata contains the following coding sequences:
- a CDS encoding conjugal transfer protein TraF: MIRPVITIKMGIWFVAVVFSVAFAVAADLSYRDQKRGWYWYEAFAEEKQPPDEETTRGPTIPEYSYDQLWNMHPDEFQKHLSRVTKAAVQFPTEKNVGQYLKIQDVARRKSVAFASVVNFVGQKNPQYSTEDVYPITAPGRVALTGMQEKEYDQVFLEAQNEFGLIMFSRKDCGFCDAQLSILSFFENQYHWPVRSVDIADNPNFAAQFGIGQTPSIILVNKGSRDHLPISSGVISMSDLKKRLYRSIRYMQGKTSPEQWALYEFERQSGHDPLRFISSEQTK; encoded by the coding sequence ATGATCCGGCCGGTTATTACTATCAAAATGGGCATATGGTTCGTCGCAGTGGTGTTTTCAGTTGCCTTTGCGGTTGCGGCCGATCTGTCCTACAGGGATCAAAAACGCGGCTGGTATTGGTACGAAGCGTTTGCCGAAGAAAAGCAGCCGCCGGATGAGGAGACAACGCGCGGGCCGACGATCCCCGAGTATTCATATGATCAATTGTGGAACATGCACCCGGATGAATTTCAGAAACATTTGAGCCGGGTCACCAAGGCCGCCGTTCAATTTCCGACGGAAAAAAATGTCGGGCAATATTTGAAAATTCAGGATGTGGCCCGCAGAAAATCGGTGGCCTTTGCATCGGTGGTCAATTTTGTGGGCCAGAAAAATCCGCAATATTCCACCGAAGATGTCTATCCGATCACCGCTCCGGGACGTGTTGCCCTTACCGGTATGCAGGAAAAGGAATACGACCAGGTCTTTCTTGAGGCGCAGAACGAGTTTGGCTTGATCATGTTCAGCCGGAAGGATTGCGGGTTTTGCGATGCCCAGCTTTCAATCCTCTCCTTTTTTGAAAACCAGTACCATTGGCCGGTGCGATCGGTCGACATAGCCGACAATCCGAATTTCGCGGCCCAATTCGGCATCGGGCAAACCCCATCGATTATCCTGGTAAACAAAGGGAGCCGGGATCATCTGCCCATCTCCTCCGGTGTCATCTCCATGAGCGATCTGAAAAAACGGCTGTATCGCTCCATCCGATACATGCAGGGCAAAACTTCTCCGGAGCAATGGGCATTGTACGAGTTCGAGAGGCAGAGCGGCCACGATCCGCTGAGATTCATATCGTCTGAACAAACCAAATAG
- a CDS encoding S26 family signal peptidase, translating to MLKSLRHRLFGQAKPPQGSKEVTVFFICLWVGILVLTYVGMAVPRHIAFSKTRSLAHRFFFYKDRFQQKDLATGRHVIISIYSTIVDNCKPCTVVKQIGCNEGEHLSVTDHGYYYCGDNYLGHAKTHSRKGAPVENFRYDGIVPQGKFFAIGSCPDSFDSRYIGFLDKADVKAIAIPLF from the coding sequence ATGTTAAAATCATTGCGCCATAGACTGTTCGGGCAGGCGAAACCGCCCCAGGGATCGAAAGAGGTAACCGTTTTTTTCATCTGTCTGTGGGTCGGGATCCTGGTGTTGACCTATGTGGGGATGGCGGTTCCCCGGCATATCGCATTTTCAAAGACCCGTTCCTTGGCGCACCGTTTCTTTTTTTACAAGGATCGTTTCCAACAAAAGGATCTTGCGACCGGGCGCCATGTCATCATTTCGATCTACTCGACAATCGTGGACAACTGCAAACCCTGCACCGTGGTCAAGCAGATCGGATGCAACGAGGGAGAGCATCTTTCAGTCACGGACCATGGATATTACTACTGCGGCGATAATTACCTCGGCCATGCCAAAACCCACTCCAGGAAAGGCGCGCCTGTGGAAAATTTCCGGTATGATGGAATCGTTCCCCAGGGAAAGTTCTTTGCCATCGGTTCGTGCCCGGACAGTTTCGATTCGAGGTATATCGGCTTTTTGGATAAAGCGGATGTCAAGGCGATTGCCATCCCCCTGTTTTAA